One window of Sphingobacteriales bacterium genomic DNA carries:
- a CDS encoding type IX secretion system membrane protein PorP/SprF has product MKHLIFTIISILFIFTFSTRTTFAQQDARYSMYMFNGMYVNPAYAGSTGNAGFAAFYRKQWVNIEGAPQTISVSGQGPFGKRQQYGLGGFLEYDEIGVHQRITGYGAYAYRFKLPIGAVALGIQGGVQYLRSNFTDITPEEVITNPDPVFQENSSVILPNFGLGIWFNTPAFFAGLSAPHLINNKLNDGQPNITTVGRQYRHYLLNTGVVLKAGKSVKVVPSILVKAIPQNAPVQFDTNLSVFLVDMLWIGTSFRFENKFTPESINAILGFQFGNGLRLGYAYDYTLSSLNNFTSGSHEVTLGYDLRKKVDRLITPRYF; this is encoded by the coding sequence ATGAAACATTTAATCTTCACCATCATCAGCATACTTTTCATTTTTACTTTTAGTACCCGAACAACTTTTGCTCAGCAAGATGCCCGTTATAGTATGTATATGTTTAACGGCATGTATGTTAATCCTGCTTATGCTGGAAGCACAGGCAACGCCGGTTTTGCGGCTTTTTACCGTAAGCAATGGGTAAATATTGAAGGTGCGCCCCAAACCATTTCAGTGAGTGGTCAGGGTCCTTTTGGAAAAAGACAACAATATGGTTTGGGAGGGTTTTTGGAATATGATGAAATAGGAGTACATCAACGAATTACAGGCTATGGTGCTTATGCCTACCGGTTTAAGTTGCCGATAGGAGCAGTTGCGTTGGGCATACAGGGAGGTGTTCAATATCTCCGCTCAAATTTTACAGACATCACCCCTGAAGAGGTTATTACCAATCCTGACCCCGTATTTCAGGAAAACAGTTCTGTTATTTTACCCAATTTCGGTTTAGGGATATGGTTTAATACCCCTGCCTTTTTTGCAGGACTTTCGGCACCTCATCTCATTAACAATAAGTTAAACGATGGACAACCCAATATAACCACAGTCGGCCGGCAATACAGGCATTATCTGCTCAATACAGGAGTTGTACTTAAAGCCGGAAAAAGTGTAAAAGTTGTGCCTTCAATTTTGGTGAAGGCAATTCCACAAAACGCCCCTGTTCAGTTTGACACAAACCTTAGTGTCTTTTTGGTGGATATGCTTTGGATAGGCACTTCATTCAGGTTTGAAAACAAATTCACTCCGGAGTCAATCAATGCCATTCTTGGCTTTCAATTTGGCAATGGATTGAGATTAGGATATGCTTATGATTACACTTTAAGCAGCTTAAACAATTTTACCTCCGGTTCTCATGAAGTAACACTCGGTTATGATTTAAGGAAAAAAGTGGACAGATTGATTACACCGCGATATTTTTGA